A single region of the Biomaibacter acetigenes genome encodes:
- a CDS encoding FAD-binding protein encodes MRGNKYNVIIIGSGLAAFATAARLCELGIRGVAIYAKSYGATPYVAAINFVLPENKYGDTPERYFEDMMRAGYEINNERLVKEMTANTLRGYELLRRWDIEFAKEKDGSIKLRHLSGHTNPRSLCCTTELIGAQIIRKMVKKLDNNGVEFHFGCECVKVLTENGRVYGITVKEDDGSLYNVYSPTIVAAWGGAGNLFGKSTYPPDVKGNTLAIAWEAGAKLVDIEFLEYEPMVVISPKGAVGEPCPTAMLGEGAYLLNSEGERFMLKVRPQGEAGSPKTLINREIWKQVENGKGSPHGGVFVDLRHISPEVLKTYPWFYNRLMENGVDPNRELIEVGPMAHSFSGGIYVNEDYESTIEGFYAVGEACGGVHGACRCAGNAASQATLSGLLCAESIAKKNNETALREFPVDYSEDRSIFEKYVPQVRELAVNVLGIYRKGMDLERALGILTELSDKNEVKKDTETHQIVVSILLMVRAALLRKESRGTHMRIDYPDMKEEFAKEIII; translated from the coding sequence ATGAGAGGCAATAAATATAATGTAATAATTATCGGATCGGGTCTTGCCGCCTTTGCGACGGCGGCAAGACTATGTGAGTTGGGAATAAGAGGAGTTGCTATATACGCAAAATCTTATGGTGCTACACCATATGTTGCTGCAATTAATTTTGTTTTGCCCGAAAACAAGTATGGAGATACACCCGAACGGTATTTTGAAGATATGATGCGTGCGGGTTATGAAATAAACAATGAAAGACTGGTTAAAGAAATGACAGCAAATACATTAAGAGGTTACGAACTTTTGAGAAGATGGGATATAGAATTTGCAAAAGAAAAGGATGGTTCTATCAAGCTTCGCCATCTTTCAGGCCATACCAATCCCCGCTCTCTTTGCTGCACTACAGAGTTGATAGGCGCACAGATTATAAGAAAAATGGTTAAAAAATTGGATAATAATGGAGTTGAATTTCATTTTGGGTGTGAGTGTGTAAAGGTTCTGACGGAAAACGGAAGGGTTTATGGAATTACAGTAAAAGAAGATGATGGAAGCCTTTACAATGTTTATTCGCCGACAATAGTAGCTGCCTGGGGTGGAGCGGGAAACCTCTTTGGAAAATCAACCTATCCTCCTGACGTAAAGGGAAATACCCTTGCTATTGCCTGGGAGGCTGGTGCCAAACTGGTAGATATTGAATTTTTGGAATACGAACCGATGGTTGTAATTAGCCCGAAGGGAGCAGTTGGCGAACCATGCCCCACTGCAATGCTGGGTGAAGGCGCATACCTTCTTAACTCTGAAGGAGAACGTTTTATGCTGAAAGTAAGGCCTCAAGGCGAGGCGGGGTCCCCAAAAACTTTAATAAACAGGGAAATATGGAAGCAGGTTGAAAACGGCAAGGGTTCACCTCACGGAGGCGTTTTTGTAGATTTAAGGCACATTTCTCCCGAAGTTTTGAAAACATATCCATGGTTTTACAACAGATTAATGGAAAATGGTGTAGATCCAAACAGGGAATTGATTGAGGTTGGCCCAATGGCGCATAGTTTTTCAGGCGGCATTTACGTAAATGAGGATTATGAGTCTACAATAGAAGGATTTTATGCTGTGGGCGAAGCATGCGGTGGCGTGCACGGTGCATGCCGCTGTGCGGGAAATGCTGCAAGCCAGGCAACTTTATCGGGCCTTTTATGCGCAGAGAGTATTGCGAAAAAGAATAACGAAACGGCATTAAGAGAATTTCCTGTAGATTATTCGGAGGATAGGAGCATATTTGAAAAATATGTTCCACAGGTCAGAGAACTCGCGGTAAATGTATTGGGAATATACAGAAAAGGTATGGATCTTGAGAGGGCTCTTGGAATCCTGACGGAGCTTTCAGATAAAAATGAAGTGAAAAAGGATACGGAGACTCATCAAATAGTTGTTTCCATACTGCTTATGGTTCGGGCTGCCCTGCTCAGGAAGGAAAGCCGTGGAACACATATGAGAATTGATTACCCGGATATGAAAGAAGAATTCGCGAAAGAAATCATTATATGA
- a CDS encoding sigma-54-dependent Fis family transcriptional regulator produces the protein MEDYLKFIKSAWERFVATGCVKNAVNPIVAESWQRCRKYGVNPEGGEGKVLNRFRLQRKLEENRDLISTSHPIMENIYSMVAGSGFVIILTDKEGYLIDVIGDDSVLDRARELNFIQGALWTEKEVGTNAIGTCLFLDKPIQIIGAEHFCRKHHPWTCSAAPIHDADGNLIGCLNMSGSCYDAHSHTLGIVLAGAFSIEKQMDLIDSHKLIDTAFDSIFEGIIITDEKMHIKKANSMAEKILGLSHEELLKADIGELVREIDLQSEVLNSGKPYYGVDCNFYANKKRITCTINAIPIASNSKSSGMVITFKEEKYIHNVVNKVAGFESSYCFDDIKTRDSQMLSIMEDAKKAALSGCSVLIEGASGTGKELFAQAIHNFAHPKGPFVAVNCASLPRDLMESELFGYEKGAFTGARKEGHPGKFELADGGTIFLDEIGELPLDLQSKLLRVLDNSTITRIGGVYEKKLNVRVIAATNRDLREEVKKKNFREDLYYRLNVIRIKLPRLVERKTDIELLAHYFLERLNRKNSGEAKSFSAGYVARLKHYEWPGNVRELQNAVERSYYLCESSVITEEYLPENIRGAALKETMSFGIVYPFKSIEQDAIKNALIHCEGNVVKAAEMLKISRATMYRKIKNTILRFSQ, from the coding sequence ATGGAGGATTATCTTAAGTTTATCAAGAGCGCGTGGGAAAGGTTTGTTGCAACCGGTTGCGTAAAGAATGCGGTAAATCCGATTGTAGCTGAGTCGTGGCAAAGATGCAGAAAATACGGGGTAAACCCGGAGGGAGGGGAAGGCAAGGTCCTGAACAGATTCAGGCTTCAGCGGAAGCTCGAGGAGAACCGTGATCTTATTTCAACTTCTCACCCCATAATGGAAAATATTTACAGCATGGTGGCCGGCTCGGGTTTTGTGATTATTCTCACCGATAAAGAGGGGTATTTAATCGATGTAATCGGAGACGACAGCGTGCTGGACAGGGCCAGAGAGCTAAACTTTATACAGGGGGCGCTTTGGACGGAGAAAGAAGTGGGAACGAATGCCATTGGTACGTGCCTTTTCCTGGACAAGCCCATCCAGATAATAGGTGCGGAGCATTTTTGCAGAAAGCATCATCCCTGGACATGCTCTGCAGCTCCGATTCACGATGCGGACGGAAATCTAATAGGATGCCTGAACATGTCCGGGAGCTGCTATGATGCTCATTCCCATACGCTGGGAATAGTATTGGCGGGTGCATTTTCAATAGAAAAGCAGATGGACCTTATCGATTCGCATAAGCTAATCGATACTGCGTTTGACTCGATTTTTGAAGGCATAATAATAACCGATGAAAAAATGCATATAAAGAAGGCAAACAGTATGGCCGAAAAAATCCTCGGGCTTTCGCATGAAGAGCTGCTTAAGGCTGACATAGGGGAACTGGTAAGGGAAATAGATTTGCAGTCGGAGGTTTTAAATTCCGGGAAGCCGTATTACGGAGTAGACTGCAATTTTTATGCAAACAAGAAGAGAATAACGTGCACCATAAATGCGATACCCATTGCTTCAAACAGCAAGTCCTCGGGCATGGTAATCACTTTCAAGGAAGAAAAATATATCCATAATGTGGTGAACAAAGTGGCGGGGTTTGAGTCATCCTACTGCTTTGATGATATAAAGACAAGGGATTCCCAAATGCTTTCCATTATGGAAGATGCGAAAAAAGCTGCCTTGAGCGGCTGCAGCGTGCTGATAGAAGGGGCGAGCGGCACGGGAAAAGAGCTCTTTGCTCAGGCCATTCACAACTTTGCCCACCCCAAAGGGCCTTTCGTGGCGGTAAACTGTGCTTCTTTGCCCAGGGACCTTATGGAAAGCGAGCTTTTCGGCTATGAAAAAGGAGCTTTTACCGGCGCACGCAAAGAGGGCCACCCCGGCAAGTTTGAACTGGCCGATGGCGGCACCATTTTCCTGGATGAGATAGGGGAGCTGCCGCTTGATTTGCAGTCAAAACTGCTGAGGGTGCTTGACAACAGCACGATTACGAGAATCGGCGGCGTATACGAAAAGAAGCTGAATGTCAGGGTGATTGCAGCGACCAACAGAGACCTTAGAGAAGAGGTAAAGAAGAAAAACTTCAGGGAGGACCTTTATTACAGGTTGAACGTGATACGGATAAAGCTGCCGAGGCTTGTCGAAAGAAAAACGGACATAGAACTTCTGGCACATTATTTCCTTGAGCGGCTAAACCGCAAAAACTCGGGAGAAGCAAAATCGTTCAGTGCAGGCTATGTTGCGAGGCTGAAGCATTACGAATGGCCGGGAAACGTGCGGGAGCTGCAGAATGCTGTGGAAAGGTCGTATTATTTATGCGAAAGCTCTGTCATTACTGAGGAATATCTTCCTGAAAACATTCGTGGAGCTGCTTTAAAGGAAACAATGAGCTTTGGCATTGTGTACCCGTTTAAATCTATTGAACAGGATGCCATCAAAAATGCGCTGATTCACTGCGAGGGCAACGTGGTTAAGGCGGCCGAGATGCTCAAGATAAGCAGGGCTACGATGTACAGAAAAATTAAAAATACAATATTGAGATTTAGCCAATAA
- a CDS encoding YhcH/YjgK/YiaL family protein, translated as MIVTDIKNLSDFKKLSKNMQIAIDYLEGINPQSMQDGRYNVVDDDIYAIVSTYRTREHNASMFEVHKKYIDIQCMISGEEMIFCNESSRLEAQGEYNTAHDKLNFKDQAGEVLIHLKPGMAAIFYPYDAHKACCKVNDKTEQVRKLLVKVKIGE; from the coding sequence ATGATAGTTACTGACATCAAAAATCTATCGGATTTTAAGAAATTGAGCAAAAATATGCAGATTGCCATTGATTATCTTGAAGGAATCAATCCGCAATCCATGCAGGACGGAAGATATAATGTAGTGGACGACGATATATATGCGATTGTAAGCACTTACCGTACGAGAGAACATAATGCAAGCATGTTCGAGGTTCATAAAAAGTATATAGATATTCAGTGCATGATAAGCGGGGAAGAAATGATCTTCTGCAACGAGTCAAGCCGTCTGGAAGCACAGGGCGAATATAACACCGCTCATGACAAGCTCAACTTCAAAGATCAGGCAGGAGAGGTTTTGATACATCTCAAGCCTGGAATGGCTGCAATCTTTTACCCTTATGATGCGCATAAGGCGTGTTGTAAGGTTAACGATAAGACGGAACAGGTACGGAAGCTGCTTGTTAAAGTAAAGATTGGGGAATGA